One genomic window of Candidatus Omnitrophota bacterium includes the following:
- a CDS encoding 6-phosphofructokinase yields the protein MFARNGKTSVLVMVCFAVIGIFLFASMAAAGIVSSSNLRPKAVGNSDEAKAIQSDLFINKDGGSLVTGKFMVLSRGKGLVDYLGERMIQRLAINNGTAHGNNYDADGKLIETQMNLKMTAAIAEVIKAYGIQIVQHGVTGTPIKNLQALRNVGIRAAHVGTNWQNIIWETLVAQAQAGNSTAKSIVNRMIDATIAKTADVEKKYKVSGRSAEAKDSVYVPGKDKNLDKLIGKELKMVLGVFNDELVALPDDLIAKIDEATEKSATEHMLGFGSDGTAQMVKDDYAVQGLVYPEDFSSIKGLYAFKALEGTDKTIMCCNIRSPLSIRGIMRAAQKTGSVVIFQQAMSEFDYTWKGGYAPENAAKLARNIKEAAKKENFHDFMIKGDHLTVKVDDAFLKDKAAQDAVAVVFEKILDEQDVSKREALFNAASKDEVLLANAGVAKAMKAVNKAMTLIKEEVASDFTVFALDASFMPTRLNVLVSAYLAGFIPQDAGLEAEVGEIGGKENSTVADALEFITGIRFKEEVVVSQGVKYSQLVGPRRIGVLTGGGPASGHNAVIAAMVREAEQRGIEIVAIPEGWAGLTKDEVAAQAKVITIKDVEKWGKKGGTMLGTSRTNPYKKEGDAQKVWDNIQKLKLDGLVTLGGDDTNGVTSKLQKEHPDYLFIGLPKTMDNDIALPESDAQTYGFDSFTVKASESFEAGKIDAQSTHRILIAEVFGRAAGFVSARIGANIGATRTLIPEELVDLSKLVEDLRSYYKNNKYGVVVVAEGASVNVDGFKLDENGELTVVKPEDPDVKLLLAAFKSDPMAKAAFIKSMKAEMDDFGHKKLENVGLIVAAVVKTALKADKIDISFAGKADYLFRSADVSKLDAEMTTMLGKAAVEKIADIQNDQLLYAYKGQIKSIPFARELGGRVLDYKGAHKDEYMLANLALIDEKTEITLSDASVNEDLFQAAVRNLKGLNPGELMTLSFSEMKVLLWKLNSLDQETGDNQEVVQSVRRILHRIDDRQIEQVKKFANIGVFARENTAYNLESVLKDDNILVIAANALIFRAGAFAEFYHNWEPGVNLAAIKSMKGGKEATAEEFVRQNSRYNGPFSPYQLKGLRVLKDERRVIDGVAVNFIFVPADKNIGRPDIKIPYFGPETTNQQVLDTMKALGLELDVMAYYGPTSETVQPRIFKEFIEAGLPVVAASPVNTDAVKNMLKAKFQQEGVADDMLDEAVSKAFKEGLYSATRKEIGADVKIVDTLSCTSNAMISVIKAMWDKFGIDHGTGLTIHSQTDSNETFPMKSGRARDPLDIARGDSIRDNIIPASTGAKKNLFKMIPELKGRFEITAVRTGTVSASTWEMTMDLKTEVTRDDVLAALKDFALNKTDGVVKFHEGDPDRNPGPLDANAVVGWNNVSIIDSLLINVLDNKKTVTIKGLYDNQSAAPNQMVSKWSPWMVDGLRLRQIVGEKNSKKLNKAEAVAYAKLNAGYAGLLKAVSAVKTSGALVVSADVVLKNAGTLSSLKALKESGALIEIIVQANNKAVADKMVSMGVEQFASIQFKQVNAIVEELNTKGITDERIVVLKTKAESKEEVKNTVKVVNVGEAKVAESSVNAMSIAVAKAVTTVLQDNTEVVDQYQQMAKNYAEANDVELSKLEDLTSQISDMPLVKVSEEVVKAQVTYEETVNKI from the coding sequence ATGTTCGCAAGAAACGGTAAAACAAGTGTGTTGGTAATGGTTTGTTTTGCAGTAATCGGGATATTCTTATTCGCCAGCATGGCTGCTGCCGGTATAGTCTCATCTTCGAATTTAAGGCCTAAGGCTGTCGGTAATAGCGACGAAGCTAAAGCCATTCAAAGCGACTTATTTATCAATAAAGACGGCGGTTCGCTGGTTACTGGAAAATTCATGGTCCTAAGCCGAGGCAAGGGGCTGGTTGATTATCTGGGTGAAAGAATGATCCAGCGTCTGGCTATTAATAATGGTACTGCCCACGGCAATAACTATGACGCTGACGGTAAACTTATTGAAACACAGATGAATTTGAAGATGACCGCGGCGATCGCCGAAGTTATTAAGGCGTATGGTATACAGATAGTCCAGCACGGCGTGACCGGAACGCCTATTAAAAATCTCCAGGCATTGCGTAATGTCGGGATCAGGGCCGCTCATGTCGGGACCAATTGGCAGAATATTATTTGGGAAACTTTAGTTGCCCAGGCGCAGGCGGGTAATTCGACCGCTAAGTCCATAGTAAACCGGATGATCGATGCGACTATCGCTAAGACTGCGGACGTGGAGAAGAAGTATAAAGTATCCGGCCGAAGCGCAGAAGCCAAGGATAGCGTTTATGTCCCGGGAAAAGACAAGAACCTGGACAAGCTGATCGGTAAAGAATTAAAGATGGTATTAGGTGTTTTCAACGACGAGTTGGTTGCTCTTCCTGATGACTTGATTGCCAAGATTGATGAGGCCACCGAAAAATCCGCTACCGAGCATATGCTGGGTTTCGGTTCTGACGGAACAGCCCAGATGGTAAAGGATGATTATGCGGTTCAGGGGTTGGTTTATCCTGAAGATTTCTCCTCGATCAAAGGATTATATGCCTTTAAGGCGCTCGAAGGAACGGATAAGACGATTATGTGTTGTAATATACGTTCGCCTCTAAGCATTAGGGGTATTATGCGCGCGGCCCAAAAAACAGGCAGCGTGGTTATTTTTCAGCAGGCAATGAGCGAATTCGATTATACCTGGAAAGGCGGCTATGCCCCGGAGAATGCGGCTAAGCTTGCCCGTAATATCAAAGAAGCTGCAAAAAAAGAAAATTTCCACGATTTCATGATTAAGGGCGATCATCTTACGGTTAAAGTTGATGATGCTTTCTTGAAGGATAAGGCGGCGCAGGATGCTGTTGCTGTGGTATTTGAGAAAATATTGGATGAACAGGATGTTTCCAAGCGGGAAGCATTGTTCAACGCTGCATCCAAAGACGAAGTTCTTTTAGCCAATGCCGGCGTAGCTAAAGCAATGAAAGCGGTAAATAAGGCTATGACCTTGATCAAAGAAGAAGTTGCTTCGGATTTCACTGTTTTTGCTTTAGACGCGTCATTTATGCCTACCAGGCTTAATGTCCTGGTCAGCGCTTACCTGGCGGGGTTTATTCCCCAGGATGCAGGTTTGGAAGCTGAAGTTGGCGAGATTGGCGGAAAAGAAAATTCCACGGTTGCCGACGCGTTGGAATTCATTACCGGTATCAGGTTCAAGGAAGAGGTTGTGGTCAGCCAGGGAGTGAAATATTCTCAGCTGGTCGGTCCGAGAAGGATCGGTGTTCTTACCGGCGGCGGACCTGCTTCCGGGCATAACGCGGTGATCGCGGCAATGGTCCGCGAAGCGGAGCAGCGGGGGATCGAGATCGTGGCTATCCCTGAAGGTTGGGCTGGTTTGACCAAGGATGAAGTAGCCGCGCAAGCCAAGGTTATAACTATTAAAGATGTGGAAAAGTGGGGGAAGAAAGGCGGCACAATGCTGGGGACCAGCCGCACCAATCCGTATAAGAAAGAAGGGGACGCCCAGAAGGTTTGGGATAATATCCAGAAGTTAAAGCTTGACGGTCTGGTAACTCTCGGCGGTGATGATACCAACGGGGTTACTTCCAAACTGCAAAAAGAACATCCGGATTACTTATTCATTGGTCTGCCTAAGACCATGGATAATGATATAGCGCTTCCGGAGAGTGACGCGCAGACCTATGGTTTTGACAGCTTTACCGTCAAGGCCTCTGAATCGTTCGAGGCTGGAAAGATTGACGCGCAATCTACCCATAGGATACTGATCGCTGAAGTTTTTGGAAGGGCGGCCGGATTCGTTTCTGCGCGTATCGGGGCCAATATAGGGGCTACCCGCACACTGATCCCTGAAGAATTGGTTGATCTTTCAAAGTTAGTCGAGGATCTGCGCAGCTATTATAAGAATAATAAATACGGGGTTGTTGTGGTTGCCGAAGGGGCAAGCGTCAATGTTGATGGTTTCAAACTGGATGAAAACGGGGAATTGACAGTTGTTAAGCCCGAAGACCCGGATGTAAAATTGTTGCTGGCCGCATTTAAGAGCGATCCTATGGCCAAAGCGGCTTTTATCAAGTCTATGAAAGCCGAGATGGATGATTTTGGCCACAAAAAACTGGAGAATGTCGGTCTTATTGTCGCAGCTGTGGTAAAAACCGCGTTAAAGGCGGATAAGATCGATATTAGCTTCGCCGGTAAAGCGGATTATCTTTTTCGCTCCGCCGATGTTTCCAAATTGGACGCTGAAATGACCACTATGCTGGGGAAGGCCGCTGTGGAGAAGATCGCGGATATCCAGAATGATCAGTTGCTTTACGCTTACAAGGGGCAGATTAAATCCATACCGTTTGCCCGGGAATTAGGCGGAAGGGTCCTGGATTACAAAGGCGCCCATAAAGATGAATATATGTTGGCCAACCTGGCGCTTATTGATGAAAAAACTGAAATAACGCTTTCGGATGCATCGGTTAATGAGGACTTGTTCCAGGCAGCGGTTAGAAACTTAAAAGGACTTAACCCGGGCGAATTAATGACTCTGAGTTTTTCGGAGATGAAGGTTTTGTTATGGAAGCTTAATAGCCTTGATCAAGAAACCGGGGACAATCAGGAAGTAGTTCAGTCTGTCAGAAGGATTCTGCATAGGATAGACGACAGGCAGATAGAACAGGTCAAGAAATTTGCCAATATCGGCGTGTTTGCCCGAGAAAATACTGCGTATAACCTGGAATCAGTGCTTAAGGATGACAATATCCTGGTTATCGCGGCTAACGCGCTTATTTTTCGCGCCGGAGCCTTTGCCGAATTCTATCATAATTGGGAGCCGGGAGTTAACCTCGCGGCGATCAAGTCTATGAAAGGCGGCAAAGAAGCTACTGCCGAGGAATTTGTCCGGCAGAACAGCCGTTATAACGGACCTTTTAGCCCGTATCAGTTAAAAGGTTTGCGCGTGCTTAAGGATGAACGCCGGGTGATTGATGGTGTCGCTGTTAATTTCATTTTCGTGCCCGCGGATAAGAATATCGGAAGGCCGGATATCAAGATACCATATTTCGGCCCGGAAACAACTAACCAGCAGGTGCTTGATACTATGAAGGCCTTAGGTTTAGAGTTGGATGTCATGGCCTATTACGGCCCGACCAGCGAAACGGTTCAGCCCAGGATATTCAAGGAGTTCATTGAGGCTGGATTGCCTGTTGTAGCAGCTTCTCCGGTCAACACCGACGCTGTAAAAAATATGCTCAAAGCTAAGTTTCAGCAGGAAGGTGTTGCGGATGATATGCTGGATGAAGCGGTGAGTAAGGCTTTTAAGGAAGGTTTGTATTCCGCTACCCGTAAAGAAATCGGCGCGGATGTCAAGATCGTGGATACTTTAAGCTGCACTTCCAATGCCATGATTTCGGTTATTAAAGCAATGTGGGATAAGTTCGGTATCGATCATGGTACCGGCCTGACTATTCATTCCCAGACTGATTCCAATGAGACTTTCCCGATGAAAAGCGGCAGGGCCAGGGATCCCCTGGATATCGCCCGCGGCGATTCCATCCGTGACAACATAATCCCTGCTTCAACCGGCGCAAAAAAGAACCTCTTTAAGATGATCCCGGAATTAAAAGGCAGGTTCGAGATCACCGCTGTTCGCACCGGTACTGTTTCGGCTTCGACCTGGGAGATGACCATGGACCTTAAGACTGAAGTGACCAGGGATGATGTCCTTGCGGCTTTAAAGGATTTCGCCCTGAATAAGACCGACGGGGTGGTGAAATTTCACGAAGGAGACCCGGACAGGAATCCCGGGCCTCTGGACGCCAACGCCGTGGTCGGCTGGAATAATGTTTCTATTATCGACAGTTTATTGATCAATGTTCTGGATAATAAGAAAACAGTGACTATTAAAGGTTTGTATGATAACCAATCAGCGGCGCCGAATCAAATGGTTTCTAAATGGTCGCCGTGGATGGTTGACGGTTTAAGGCTGCGCCAGATAGTCGGCGAAAAGAACAGCAAAAAGCTGAACAAAGCCGAAGCTGTAGCGTATGCCAAACTCAACGCCGGTTATGCCGGCCTGCTTAAAGCCGTAAGCGCGGTAAAAACCAGCGGAGCTCTGGTGGTCAGCGCTGACGTGGTCTTAAAGAACGCCGGGACGCTTTCATCGCTCAAAGCCTTGAAAGAATCAGGCGCTCTTATTGAGATCATTGTCCAGGCGAACAACAAGGCTGTCGCTGATAAAATGGTATCAATGGGCGTTGAACAATTCGCGAGCATTCAGTTCAAGCAGGTTAACGCGATAGTAGAAGAGTTGAATACCAAAGGTATAACTGATGAAAGAATAGTAGTGCTTAAGACCAAAGCTGAATCGAAAGAAGAAGTCAAGAATACCGTCAAGGTGGTCAATGTCGGCGAAGCTAAAGTCGCCGAATCTTCTGTTAATGCCATGTCGATAGCAGTGGCAAAGGCAGTAACCACCGTGTTGCAGGATAATACGGAGGTTGTTGATCAATATCAGCAGATGGCGAAGAATTACGCCGAAGCTAACGACGTCGAGCTAAGCAAACTGGAAGATCTGACCAGCCAGATCTCGGATATGCCGCTGGTTAAGGTGAGCGAAGAAGTGGTCAAGGCTCAGGTTACTTACGAAGAAACTGTAAACAAGATCTAA